From the Salvia splendens isolate huo1 unplaced genomic scaffold, SspV2 ctg461, whole genome shotgun sequence genome, the window catcacctcCGTGAACCTCCCGAACCAAGCTCGAGGTGACTGTTTGAGTCCGTACAAGGTCTTCTTCAGTTTACAGACCCTTCCTCCTTCAAAATCTCCTGAAAAACCAGGCGGTGTCTCCATGTAAATCGGTTTTGACAGTTCACCATGTAGGAATGCATTggtcacatcaaactgatgCAGTGGCCAATCTCTGTTTGCCGCTATAGAGAATAACACCCGAATAGTGCTCATCTTCGCAACTGGTGAGAACGTTTCAGCATAGTCGACCCCATAtgtctgagtgtatcctttcgccACCAGTCTTGCTTTATACCGTTCAATAGATCCATCTGGCCTCCTTTTTAtggtgaagacccatcgacacCCCACCGTGCGGACTCCATCTGGCTTTAGACATACCTCCCATGTTTTATTCTTCATCAGGGCTCTCATTTCAACTAGCATTGCCTCTCTCCAATGGGCAATTCCCATGGCTTCATCTGCTGTCCCTGGTAGTTCCTCTTCTTCATAGAGGGCTGCTGCAAACGCCCTTGCCATCTCACTCAAGTTTGCCTTCGCCAGATTTGCCACAGAATACCGACTTTTTGAGCTAGTCCTCTCTGGGCTATAGCGCTTTGCTGGTACACCTCGAGTACTCCTTGGTGGGAGTACATACCTTCCTGTATCACCGTCAATTGCTGTATTTTCCTCTACACCGGACTCATTAGTCATGATAGTTGTACTATCTGAGCTagtttcaggaattacctcagatatcactggaggaggatcCGATTGAGACGTAGGCGACGGAGGAGGCTCCATAGTAGACGGGATCGACTCGGCGGTGACACTAGCCTGCTCTGTTGGTTCCGCCAGTGAGTCGTCTGATTGTGGCGACACAGCCCAACTAAGGGGTCTAATGTTGTCACTCGAATTCTCCCCCTGGCTATTATaactctccccctgaccccgagtttgggtttgaaaaaaaaattcacactcCAGAAAATTACAGTTCATAGTTGTTATTATTTTCCTAGAAGTGGGGTCATAGCAACGGTACCCTTTCTGATTTGTCCCATATCCCAAGAAAACACACTTAAGAGCACAAGCAGAAAATTTACTTCTTTCATGTTTGGGGATATGTACATAAACAGAGCAGCCAAAAACTCGAAGGGAAAGAGTAAGGGGTTCTGGAATTTTAGCAAGGGTCGAAAGTACCTGTAGGGGGGTTCGCATACCCAAAATTTTGGTAGGAAGGCGATTGATTAAGTACACAGCGGTAGCAACAGCTTCGGGCCACAAAAATTTAGGaacatttgagtcaaaaaacagGGCTCGGGTGACTTCCAAAATTAACCTATTTTTTCGTTCCGCTACTCCATTCTGTTCCGGGGTATAGGGGCAAGTGGTTTGATGAACGAGGCCTTTACTTTGAAAAAATTCTGTCATTTCCTTattaacaaattccctaccGTTGTCAGATCGAACGACCTTAATAGAAGTTTGGAACTGAGTTTGAATTAAGGTGAAGAATTTGACAAATATTTGAAAAACTTCTgacttatttttcaaaaaatatacccaagttAATCTTGTGCAATCGTCCACAAATATGAGAAAATAtctaaaaccatgatcaccaacaaCAGGCgctgggccccacacatcagcatgtaCCAAGGAAAAAATACTCTCAACTCGAGTCTCCCTAGATTTGAAagattgtctgtggcttttcgccaaaacacaagattcaCACGAAATGTCTTTAAATTTAGAAAACTTAGGAAACAGAATTTTAAGATAACCCGAGGATGGATGTCCCAAtctgcggtgccacaaccaagcttctcgattagcagatccgtgagcaagcatcgcggtgccaccttgttgagtaatctcatccacgtagtagaggccttgacgctcagtgccacgcccaattatcctcctcgtcctgatatcctgtaaaacACAGAAATTGGGATGCATCAGTAACGTACAATTGAGCTctttagtcacgtgactaataGACATGAGTTTATGGGACAATTTGGGCACATAAAGGCAGTTGGTCAATTTtaacgttggtgagatttgaaTGGTCCCACTCCCACTAACGGCTGTCAATTCCCCATCGGCAGTTTGAATTGAACTTTTCATAGCCTCATTTATCACAGAAAAATCAGTCTTATCATATGTCATTGTATCCGTGGCCccgcaatcaaatatccatccaCTCTCCTTAGAATCAGTTATATTCCGGGCCATAAAAGCAGTAGATATTTTTTCTAGGGGTGCAAAGGGATTTGGGGTCagatatgatatttttgacaaaGTTTGGGCTGATTTTCGGTTTTTAATAGGCTGGGGACCATTTTGAACACAACTATTTATGGAGGGGTCAGATTCTAAATTGTGGGGTACTTTATGTAATTTAGGCATACTGGGGGGACTTAATTGAAAAACTTGTGGATTAGGGTTAGACAACCCTAATCCGGTACCTCCAATTCCCGCGACGCCTCTTTTCCTCTCTGCGAACGCTGCCTCTCCGATCATCCCGTCCGCCTCTCCACGTCTGCCGCCCCCGCCTGCTCGGGAGTCTCCATCTCCGGTCCTCCCCCGAGGGTTGGTAGCCTCGCGGTTGCCCCCTCCGGTTGGGAATAGTCCGCCGCTTCCATTCTCTTCCATCCCAATCGCCAATCGGGCCTTTGCCTTCTGGTTTTCGTCCCACCAGTCGGGAAATCCGACCAGGAGGAAGCAAGATTCTCTGGTATGCTTCTGTTTTCCGCAATGGGAACACCACATCTTTGACTTGTCTGGTTTGAAACCTGTTCGTCGGTTGGGTCCGGTGGCGCGTGGCGGTGGGGGATGATTGGGGCGTTGCTGAGGTAGATTCCGGGCCGCGAATCCGAGCCCTACTCCGCCCGATGATGAGTCGTCATTCGTCGTGCCGGTCGGAGGATCCGTGTTTGCTGCCGGCGGCATGATTTTGAGCCGGGTAGCTTCTCGTTTCACCCGTCCGTACGCGACTTCGGCTGAGGGCAGTGGTTGCTCTTTGAGGATGTCTCGCCGGATTCCATCATACTTCTCATTCAATCCGGTAAGGAACTTGAATAATCGTCTCGTTCCGATGTAGGTTCGAAACTGTCCGACCCCTTTGTCGCAGCAATCGATCGGACGATTTTCGCATCGATCTATTTCTATCCAGATTCCGTGGAGACGTCGCCAGTAAGTCTCGAGTCCTTGTTCTCCTTGCACTATTTTACTCGCTCGTTCCTCCAAATCGTACAGCAGGTATGGATCGGCGGTGCTAGCGAATGTAACAGACAAGCTCTCCCACAGAGCTTGCGCGGTTTGGTGGTGAGCGAAGTCCACGACAATATCAGTTTCGATATTGTCGACTATCCATGAGAACACGATCATGTCGGTTTCTTCCCATTCGGTATAGCCCTTCGCTCCCGGTTCTGGGGGTTGTGGTACTCCTGTGATGTGCCGATTCGCACGTCTCCCTCCAATGGCAATTCTCATCAGCTTTTGCCATAGAGGATAGTTATTTCCATTAAGTTTGACTGCTAGAGTAACTTGTTTACTCATACTCAATCTTGGATCTTCTGCATATGGTTTATCTTCTTTGTCGTCTGACATTTTTGTGTAGGTATGGATGGATTTCTGCCCTGTTTTGGTCAGAGGTTTGAGGAAGGTATTGGACTATGATGAATCAGTTTCTGAGTCCATCAATTTGGATCGAAAAGcatgctctgatgccatgtttgAAGGCTGTATTTTTATTCATGTAGTTCGATTCTTACAGTAGAGGAAAGGGCTGTCTAAATACACAATATGATACACAAGAAATCTTCTATACATGGTAAGGATTTGCCCTAGTATCAATTATCATTAAGTGCATATCAATTCTTTGGTGCTTGATTGAtccttgattgatttctttccaacaataTGCAATGTATAACAACGATCAAAAGAGAAAAGAATGGGTATTACCGTGACTTGTGGTGGTAGAACCTTGAAAACCAAGAGCTTCTCTATTCTCTTTCTCCCTCGGTTTCTCTATCAATTTGTTTTGCTAGTGGTTGTAGATTGTGTTAGGGAATGGGAGAAGTAAAGAAACTTGATGTATTTAACTCGTGTGACCTTTAATTGTAGAATTGAAGAGGGAAGATGAAAGGTGGAAGGTCATGGCTGATTGGGAGTCTAAAGAGTTGGCGTTTGGGAAGGAGAGGAAAGATCTTGGGCTTGCAAAGATGTTCTATGAAGAATTTTGGGCTCAATATGTTATTTATAGAATTTGGCCCAACTTTgttaaagaataagaaaatttaGATGGCCCAACACTCAAAAAAATTAACAAGGACATTTGGACttgtaaaataataaatttaataggtCCAAACATGTATATTCCTTTTTTTCAATAAGGAAACAAAGATGAAAATTTTGCAGGTGTACAAACGACGTCCTTTCAAGAATAagtaaaaaggtagaaaaagtcggggtgttacaccccatcatccgcataacagagaatgcgttgtttacacacatgtcccatcacccatttctcgggacagtgccagcagagacctAACCTGGACCGTTTtgacttctccgcctgggagacccgtattagcggcaggcgtggctgcttcggagtttgactggtcacacgtgcgggctgactgtacaggtcccgcgttggcttttcggtgaagtagcggggctggtgggaggcgggctggactcgcgctcttACCTCCTCCCAAGGGCgctggtgggtcccagcacgttgggcggtgccgTTGCGTTGCGATTgtcgggtagcgatcaaaccctaattgggtctgatgatctccatgatcagataggtggccacctccctcgacgtagccaccgcggtgtcggggccaagcctcttgcgcgcgatcgcggCACCCGATGGCCTGGTATCTCGGCCatgggcgacgatcaggtggatccaagtggtgtgagacgtagggtgattctggatcaggccacgacggcgggTGAAGTACTTCTACCCtgctgctcggagggtcccaactggttagACGGTGAGGTTGggccggctggtagggacggaatggctgtgtggcctgagggaagtcgtattgacgacgacgatagccggcgtagtcgtatgacatgttgacggactgaatCGTGATTGCCGTAGAAATGTTGGTGATTTATTTGGGGATATGGATGAACGCAGACGGAGGATAGTGagctctggatgaaagcaccagttgttaaggaccgtcctccttaacgtcgatttccacacaaaatcaagaaacagagatgtcgtcgttgtcgagcgcccaacgttgggtcgtgacttggacggctaaaaggggcggttgagcgcgagatcagcctcgtcggcaaccttaggagatgtttcttgtttccacacatatttataatatgtgtggatacaaaaagatatgctaaatccctataatatctaaataaaataataatagaagatatgCTAAACTAGATAGATAAGACTCGTATCAGGATGCTCTAATACTTCTCATCCACTCAATTAACAACTCTTAGCTTAGTTTTTTTTCTCTCTGGCATAATTTCTCTCTTTATTTCGATATAATTTTTGTGCTCAAGGCTGCCAAGATAATTTCTCTCTAACATAAATAATGTTTTTGAATTAGCAACTCTTGAAAACAGatagtaataattattaattaattaaaatcaaataacaaatttgaatgaattaatggctatttatatcttaaacgtgaaaaataataaattaaagagaaaaacCCTGATTACTTGCAACTTGGGATCGAACATGCAGTAATTATTATTGCTACTGTAGTGACTGATAATAATATATATCTGTTCGGTCTTGAACTAAATTAAgctcaatttaattagcaaAAGACTAAATGGTTTTACCAAATTCAACTTTCATGGATCCCTAGTCTGACCGACTatataactctatataaaggagtctgaacaaaaaacaaagagtgaatcattcacaattttcgaaaattccaagATTGAGGATTTCGAAAATTTTCCTTTCTTCTGAAAGAAATTACGAAGAACTTCACTTGGAAACGTAACAACCAATCTTCGATTCTCTAGAGAATCAGTTCAGTAAATTTGAAACTATGAATTAGGGTTTAATTCCTTATGcgtgaattatttgcgttcttaTTTGCAATCATATGTTTAAcgtgtgaatcaattaatctcataatcggtcaaatagatttGCTCGTTTGATTTATTTGTATATGCAAGTCTTCCATTATGCACCATAACCCCAAAATGGGCATCCCAAAGTAAGTCAGTTATTTCTATTATTGTAAAAAATCCACACTTTTAacctttcttattttattttatctcagATTTTATTCTCTATCCACTTAACTAATTAAACAAcacttttcttaaatctcatatCGAAAAGAAACACGTTACTTAATAAGGGATAAAGGTAGtatatttatgaattttataaataataatgaatGATAAACGTGACCCAAATAATTTTTCTCATTAATAGGTGAAATAAGGATTACATAATACTACAAATTATGATATTCAATATATATTCTTTGGTATGGAGTACTGAGTCAGTCCATGCTCACAAAATTGCATGTAgcactacttttatatattatccAAATATATGCCTTCAAAATTATATATCTACAAATAATTCACATTTGATACTCCTATATATCTACCTTTACCTCTACCTCATCTGGAAATTGAGATTCTTGATGCAGTAAGCATACATGAAAGCAAAGAAAACTGCAAAACCAACCAAAACTGTAGCAACCGGGCCTTTAAAGTCAGGATCATACCCAAAATGATCTTGAATATAAGTCTTGATCATAGGTGATGTTGGTCCATTGTTTCCTGCCACCGTTATAGTTGTCGTCACATCTCCATACTGTCCGATGATTAGGCCGTAGACGGTCCACGCCACGGGGCAGATCCAGTAGTACCACACCCACCATTTGGGAATTTTCTGATAACATAAAACAAAGAGTTAGAGATAGTAAAACATAGCATTGTAATAACGGTGAGGGCTTTAGCTGGACTTACCGGTCTTGGGACGAAGAAGCCCGAGAATAAGTTGAAGAGGGCGTAGAATGCGGCTGCGAAGATGGCTGCAACTTGGTGATTGGGTGTGATGGAGACGGTCATCATGCCGTAGTAGGTGAAGTAGAGGAAGGAGAAGAGAGTGACGAAATAGAACCAGAAGAATTTCGCGAATGTCCATTCGAAGCTCACCATGGCGTACACGATCAAGGTGTAGTAGGTTGTCTGGATGAGCACGTATGGTATTTCTACGATCACCTGAACGAAAGTCCATCACATATATGTTAGAGGATCGTCAACTGCACACTACTATGATATTGTCTGGTTTGGGTCAAGCCTGCCCGCATGGATTTGTATTTCAAATAGTTTTACCTGAGACAGAGCATAAGGTAAGGCAGAGTACATTCCTGCAGCCCTCTCTCTGTAGAAAACTGTTCTTTCGATGGCGACAATGGGCTGAACCGTTGAACAGTTGTTTATTCCGACAAACAAGACTGAGGCGTACATAGCCCCGATGACTGTCAATAGATCCGAGTCGCTTCCCCTGTCGACAACATACCAATGTCAGGACATGAAAAACATTAGTTGAatggaaaatgaagaaaaacGAAACGGACTTTTTGTGGCCGACTCTCCAGAAGACGGTGCCAACAAGGAGGGCACAAGCGAGGGTGAAGAAGTAGCGGACGAGGTTGTAATCAGGGCTTCTCCAGTAAGTCCACCATTGTTTCCAGAGGCAGGACTTAAACTGCACCCAACTCGGCTGTGAGAACTCTGTTTCAAAGTGTAAGTCATGTGCGCCTGGAGCCGGCGTGCTCAGCTCCTTCACCAATGCCTTGTTTCGCCTGTATAAATTAGTTAGATCACAAATATGATGGTTTGCAAAACATTAGCATAGTTTTTACTTACTCATATAACTCTGTGGTTTTGTAGTAGTCTGCAAAATCCATTCCTAGTCGGGATTCTGTCGCGATTGAGCTCGCTTCCAGCATCCATGTTGCTGGATTGTACTTGTCTTTGATCCTCGGAACTCCCGGAACCGCCTGCAATTTGGTACGTGAGATAAGAAGCATACATTTTCATATTAGTAATATGTTTGAATACCTCAAAGTAGTCGATGATTTTCTGCGAATGGCGGCCTAACGGCCCTGCATAGATAACCTGGCCTCCTCTCTTCATGAGAAGCAACTAATTTCATGAAAGAAAGATACTATTAGTAAATGGTTGAACATAAGAAGATAAAAAATGTGTATATTACCTCATCAAAAGAttcaaaaatatcaatactAGGTTGGTGGATGGTGCAGACCACAGTTCTCCCAGTGTCAACTGTGTTTCTCACAGTTCTCATAACAATGGCAGCAGCTCTTGCATCCAGTCCAGAAGTGGGCTCATCCATGAATATAATCGAAGGATTCGCAACTAGCTCAACCGCGATGGTCAGTCGTTTCCTCTGCTCTGTCGATAGCCCTGTTATCCCGGGGATGCCTACAATGGCGTCCTTGAGACTCTCCAACTCAACAAGATCCATAACTTGATCAATGAAGGCCTaacataaaatatcaaattaaaatctacaaatgattagtaatatttatatatgtcaGTAAAGAAGCATGAGCTCACCGTCTTCTGCTCCTTGGAGACTTCTTTAGGGAGACGGAGGAAGGCTGAGTAGATGAGAGATTCGTGGATAGTGACTTGAGGCGAATGTATGTCAGTTTGTTCACAGTATCCAGAGATTCTTGCAAATGTTTCTTTTTTCTTGGGAAATCCAGATATCATGATGTCACCTTCTAtgtaaccgccggtttttctgcCAGCTAGAACGTCCATCAGCGTCGTTTTACCTGCTCCGCTCACTCCCATTAAGGCCGTCAGCACTCCAGGCCTGAACGCCCCGGTTACATCACGCAGCAGTTGTAGCCTATCCTCGGTGACTCCTTGTTCCCTCATTTCCTGCACGATCGAAGGTATGTTTTAGTTGTCTCAAAGTAAACAAAAAAACAGTTAAAATTTTAGAGTCCTTACTGGTGGCATGTCGACAAAATAGTTTACACTGTCGAAGGACATGGATAGAGGGGTGAACGGGAGCACCATTCCCCTCTTTGGCGCCACACCAAGGTTTAAGTCGTCGTTCCTATTTATAGACGAACCACTACTCATCCGTTGCATTGTCATTTCAACTGACATAATGGAAAAACATTATAAGCGAACTATGTTACTGCTACTAGTAGATAGATTAATGTGATCTTACAAGTTTTGTTTCCATCTCTTGTCGACAAGGCTCGGGGTAAAGAGTCATTTTTCGACTTGGTTGGCCTGAGTCTCGGTGCATTAGTTCCAATCAACTCCTCTTCCATCTCTCTTGCTTGCTCCTTAGATATTATAGCCTGTGGCTTCCCAAGAGCTGTTGGTATCGAACGTAAAGAGAATGAGTCGCGACATTTATAAGTATAGGCGCTACAAAACGCGAATCCCACAACTTACGGTTGAGATACATGAGTGAGAATGTGAAGAGAATGTTGAAGAGCAACGTGAATCCGACAAGAGCTCCAAATCCAATCCAATACCAGTTTTTATCTGGGAAGATGTTGAAGTTGTTCAACACCGCTATGCCTAATGGTGTGATGCCGTCCGATGCCTGCATTTGCACCACAAAAACATGTTAGCTTCATGATATTTAATAAGTTCAAAAAAAAGAGATTATACCGCTTGGTTCATCCATCTGGGAGCGAACATCTCGTTTACAGTAATGGCGTTGTATGCGTACGAGAGAGGCGAACACCAATACGCCCATCCCCACCAGTCAGGAATCTTGTCTGAGAAACAAAGAAAAGTTTAGTTGTATTTATGGATGACAGAAGCCTGAGGTGGTGATGGATGCTTCCAACCTTTGGGGAGGATGAAGCCGCCTACAAGGAACACGAGGAGGAGAGTGAGGGCGCCTCCCGTGTTGGC encodes:
- the LOC121790286 gene encoding ABC transporter G family member 35-like, with amino-acid sequence MEDRMRRSGRQTSRSASRRMVEEVFAGSTASRQSVRAGEDEEALRWAALEKLPTYDRLRKTVLKSFMEAPSQGRVKVVHKEIDVRKMDMNEKQEFIDRFFKVAEEDNEKFLTKFRDRIEKVGISLPTVEVRFEHLTVEADCFVGDRALPTLINTARNIGETALGCIGIRLAQKTKLTILKDVSGIIKPSRMTLLLGPPSSGKTTLLLALAGKLDPALKTRGEITYNGHMLDEFVPQKTSAYISQNDVHVGEMTVKETLDFSARCQGVGSRYELLTELARREREAGIFPEAEVDLFMKATAMEGVESSLITDYTLRILGLDVCRDTIVGDEMMRGISGGQKKRVTTGEMIVGPTKTLFMDEISTGLDSSTTFQIVKCLQQIVHLTEATIFMSLLQPAPETFDLFDDIVLLSEGQIVYQGPREHVVEFFESCGFKCPDRKGTADFLQEVTSRKDQEQYWADKHRPYSYIPVSEFARRFKRFHAGLRLENELSVPYDKSRSHSAALVFKKYSVPMMELLKANFDKEWLLIKRNSFVYVFKTVQIFIVAIITSTLFLRTQMHTRNEDDASTYIGALLFSMICNTFNGFAELSLAIQRLPVFYKQRDLLFHPAWTYTLPNFLLRIPISLFEAVVWTLTTYYTIGFAPQAAIFFKQLILTFVIQQMAAGIFRLTAGLCRTMIIANTGGALTLLLVFLVGGFILPKDKIPDWWGWAYWCSPLSYAYNAITVNEMFAPRWMNQAASDGITPLGIAVLNNFNIFPDKNWYWIGFGALVGFTLLFNILFTFSLMYLNPLGKPQAIISKEQAREMEEELIGTNAPRLRPTKSKNDSLPRALSTRDGNKTFEMTMQRMSSGSSINRNDDLNLGVAPKRGMVLPFTPLSMSFDSVNYFVDMPPEMREQGVTEDRLQLLRDVTGAFRPGVLTALMGVSGAGKTTLMDVLAGRKTGGYIEGDIMISGFPKKKETFARISGYCEQTDIHSPQVTIHESLIYSAFLRLPKEVSKEQKTAFIDQVMDLVELESLKDAIVGIPGITGLSTEQRKRLTIAVELVANPSIIFMDEPTSGLDARAAAIVMRTVRNTVDTGRTVVCTIHQPSIDIFESFDELLLMKRGGQVIYAGPLGRHSQKIIDYFEAVPGVPRIKDKYNPATWMLEASSIATESRLGMDFADYYKTTELYERNKALVKELSTPAPGAHDLHFETEFSQPSWVQFKSCLWKQWWTYWRSPDYNLVRYFFTLACALLVGTVFWRVGHKKGSDSDLLTVIGAMYASVLFVGINNCSTVQPIVAIERTVFYRERAAGMYSALPYALSQVIVEIPYVLIQTTYYTLIVYAMVSFEWTFAKFFWFYFVTLFSFLYFTYYGMMTVSITPNHQVAAIFAAAFYALFNLFSGFFVPRPKIPKWWVWYYWICPVAWTVYGLIIGQYGDVTTTITVAGNNGPTSPMIKTYIQDHFGYDPDFKGPVATVLVGFAVFFAFMYAYCIKNLNFQMR